The region tatttatgaCGCGGCAGTGCAGTGCCTACTGTGGATCCAAGCTGCTAACAACGCGTTTAAACCCGACGTCTTCTACAAaagaaagcggctgatgagcaaagcttatgaatccattaccttacgatgtagttctttatttttcttgctgtcgttCATAGGTCTCTGTTAAGTTCAGTtgagttagcggcgttgctccttttctgtctctgccttagcagcagccaactttggaaactcaatatactccATGTGAAAAacgttcaaatgtcttatcagcttcgttgtgttgaaattcttttataacattcctcctcggggtatctgctttgcacacaccttgcaaactacaaatttgttgtcctattcagacattgtaaaactcccgtaCCGGAGAAgacattttcagtgttgatgttttgtaGAGACGGTCACGCCCCCGTAGCAGAcctgggtctgagatgtgggaacgcccgcgcgggcgggcagcggtttgttgttgtaaacgtcatcagatcggccgcctgaactattattttccaatctccgatcaaaaccgataggggcattatcgggcctataccgatcggttgccgatcgatcggtgcatctctagctCCTTTGCCTGGCGATCACAAGGCTCCTTGAGTTGATACTCACCGTTAGATAGTTTTAGGTTTATTAAATGTCGTGAGACATTAGGTTTTGTTTGGCGTGACTGCGTCaccaacagacttgtgcagaccttgatgacaagctgatgatgaccattaattagattCCGGTATGTTGATGCAGGGAGTCGTCTGAAACCTGCAGGTTGGCCTATGAGGCGTCCGACGCCTGTGAATTGGGGCTTGACCGGTCGTGGAGATGCCTGAGGAGGACAGTCGACGCTTGTTACACAAGTGTCGTGCATGAATTCGCAGCACCATAGTTACTGTGCAATAGGCGTACACACCCCTAGCCTTGTTGTTTTATCAAATCTTTAATaagatttatatttattttccagCCTCTTCAAGACAGAAATAGAAAATATCGGAACCTGTGTCTCTCAAACCAAAACATTACTGAAAACTTGAGACGGTGTCCttaaaaagggttaaatctgTGTTCTATACGTATTATTTTAGGGTAGACTTATATTGGTTTTATGAGGcagaatatttacaaaaaattacTAATAATCAGTCAACTGATCAAAAGGTCTACCTCCAATAATGTCACAGTATTTTCTATTTGTGTCTTGATAAAGCattgaaatgtaaatgtgtgtgaAACAGTGATGAGACTTGTGCACAGTTCTATATCTGGGATATTTTTGtgcctgtttttcctttcttctcgGATGCTGTGGTggttaatatgttgcagaactacacagtcatataattcatgcaatagCTTTAAAAACCagatttaataacactaacccaaatcaatatcggaatcgtattgaatcaaagcgtgataatcgattctgaatcttaagaatcggaatcgaatcaattcgtgccatttgaatcgatccccagcccttaTTTGTATACatgttctttctttccctccccCAGCCTGTTTGGAAAGCCCTTTGATGGAGGGAAGAGGATGGACCATGGCGGTCCGCAGGAGCAGCAGCAACATccgatgcagcagcagcagccgtatcATCCGCAGCACCCTGCGATGATGCGGCTGTACGAGGTCCAGAAGGAGGTCTCGTCTCTCGGCCCGCAGGTCTGCACCTTCAGCGGCCTGCAGAACGACCGGGAGTACAAGCGCCTGGAGCGGGAGCTGACCCGGCTGCTGCTGGAGGTGGACCAGGTGGACACGGAGGGcaagctggagctgcagggggCTCGCAAGAGAGCCGCGCAGGAGGTGGAGGGTCTGCTGCGCTACCTGGAGGAGAACGCCACGCACCCGTCCCGCCTGGCCATGGAGGAGCTGAGCCACGAGGCGCGGCAGCTGGTGGACCAGCGCGTGGTGGCTCCCCAGCGCGCAGGCGGGGTGGCGGAGATCAGCGACGAGCTGGTGGACGCTCTGCAGGCGCTGGTGCTGAGGCTCACCCAGATCAAGACCGAGGGGAGGGTCCCCCTCCGCAAAGCACGCTACCGCGCGCTAACGCGCCTATGCGCCGTCCAGGATGTGTTCGAGGCGTCCACGCAGCACCAGCCCCTGTCCCTCCCGCTGTCGGGGGAGACCCACGAGGCCGTGCACGCCATCAACcaggtgatggtgaaggtgagcGTGGCTCGCGGCCAGCTGGTGGCTCTGCTGATGGGGCTGAGCGGCAGGGACAGCTGCGCCCACCTCTCACGGATCCTCACGgagctgcaggtggagctggaCGCTCTGGACGTCTCCGGGAACACGGCCATCAGAAATTACAGAAAACAAGTTGTGGAGGAAATAAATGGACTCCTGAGACATCTGGAACTGGAGGGAGAAGGAGACGACACGCGAAGGTAAGCGTCACTCGTGAAGACAGCTTCATCTTTATATTTTCATGACTTGTATCAGTCATGATTTGCTCTACAtacattggcccggtttcccagatcagttaagtagttcttaacagttaagtagttctttcacaggctccttaagatggtttgaaagaagtctttcgctgttaagaactacttaactgatctgggaaaccgggccattgactacgggtcaatgacgtgacgcctatattttttctgaaaaacagattttttttttcaattcaaaaaaggtttaaatggataaaaaaaataccagatatatGACCTATCTGTCCCACATATCGGACTCACttgaattatacaaaaaatactagttatttgtgattttgttgttgtcttaagcgtcaaaatgtcatgtggtgcgaccgtccgaccatgactcttgttttgaaaatgtatttgaaatcactctaaatgtttttaaatcaatcttctgcccgaTCTGGCATGATGTCCgaagtgtcttgtagtgtgtaagattgcaacacatttgtatttatatttccatcataatatacaaacaaagtttgactgatgacgtccattttatgaaatatcatgtggcgcgaccattaaaaaaacaaccatttttgtataatactgaaaacttgtaaaaaaaagatgtcaagattttaaggaaattaatttattttaatatgaatcatggttgcaccagatgacttttttaaggctagtgccaattcatcttgacaaaaaactctgaaatcacttaatttaaaatttttatatgaatttatgaactactgcaatagatattctttttttttattattttaaaattgacctgttgaaaatccttattcgtcattgacccctATACAGGTGGGGTGGATAGTGGCGTAATTTTGGAAATATCCTCCAGTTATTGActgaataagaataaaaaagtctagtggctacagaggtgggtttgggtctggaggagcaggttcaagcccccggaacggcaaccaagatgaaccacgttgggcccctgagcaaggctgTATCGGCCTTTTCgttttaaaagccgtggtgtAGAAGGGGGCGGTCCGCTTCACTAACGTTAATAAAACTTTAGGTCGCcaagcttttttaaaaaaatcataacttttatttttacgtTCCAACTTGTTCCAAAGTGTTTTCTAAATTATTACCACATCCAAAAGCAAACGAAAAAGTTtttcatggcaacaaaaacttaAATAACGTGGTCAAAAACCTGTAGACAACCACCACCCTCGTAATCAAACATTTAGGTTTTCGATGCCACGCAATCACCTGACCCATAAATCCTTCTGACGCACAAAACACGCCCTCTGGAGacataaaaaacaataatataaaCATCCTTAGCAAAATCATAagcagaatatatatataaatataaaactaAGTTAACAAATTTACAAAAGTAATAACTTCAATTTAACGACTGCAACACaagccttaaccctaattgctccatagTGTGTGTGATGGTGTctgatgtaagtcactttggataaaaacgTCTGCTAAAtggcagtaatagtagtagagCACATGAACTCTTCCCCTCTATAGCAAGCACAGGGCCACAGTGGAGAGGGAAAACTCAATGTTGACTGGAAGAAAGCAGAATCTCAGCTCTCTGGCTCAACCAGCTGAAGCGGTTGTCTtcgttcctggtcctggagggctgcagtcctgcaggttttaggtgTTTCCTTGCATTAACACACCAGATTcaaccgatcaggattttgaggaccgatcaccgatctccaaaaatagtatctgccgatcaccgatcacagcgtgaaatccataaattcatcaatattgttgtctcatgtacaacactgacattgtattattaggtagaaaaattaggagatgagaaagtatcatgaattgtctgttttattgcaggctgaggcaatatgcaatatttcagcCTCTAGAGGCGACTGTAGCTactagcttcagctttcctgtggtaataattatgtacaacatgtgcaccaacacagacaacagcagactgtcactctctaaaagttgatacaagttgtaaactaggAACCTTatttttcctgtggaaagaggaattcaatcttaaaataaaaattaattctgaattatttagctttgtgaaagctttagcgatagcgTCCGCCACATGTGAGTGAAACTCTTATtttccgatcaaaaccgatagggccattatcggccGATACCGATTGGCTGCCGATCGATCGATGCATCTCTACCTGGAGGGTTAGAGGACAGGAGAGGGATGCCAACAAACACGGAGAGATTAGTCCAAGATAATTGCTTTGAGTCAGGAAGTTGGCAGAGGTTTTATTTTCGTAGTATCTGcctaaaataacacatttaagaaTGGTGGTCTCTTTTCTTGTCTAACTTCACAATCTTCTTTTATTAACTGTGATCTTCTTCCTGACTTGTCCACGATGAATGAGAGCACTGCAAACATTACCCCCCCTTGTAGCAGCAAAGTGCAGCTCATTTATTACAAGGAAATCACGTTTTCCAGTCTGGTCCTTGTATCCGGGAGATCAGCCAGGATTAGACCCCGGTGGTAGGATGTTATCTTGATGTCATTCagcttgttattgttattagaTTAGTTTGTGATGCATTAATTGTGCCAGGAACATGTGGGGGATCCTATCAGATGGACAGCTTCAAAAACGTTGGCTCTGTAATGTTGGGCTGCACACAATAACACAAGTAACGAGATAAATGAACTACTTCCTTCTGACTGAAAGGATTGCTGGAGTATGATAATAAAATAGATTTAAACATTAGTTGTAAAGACACGGTTCCTTGTTGACCTACAACGTAAGTTTATCAGCTGAAAGCTGATTTTTGTGGGACGGAAACCTTAGTTGCGTCCGTAATCCCATCCTTCctccctaatgagtagcaaaacagtatgtgagattttttagtgcgtccgaaacattagtacgtactcaatagtatgcgctatccatactcattctggagtaATTTATTAGTATGgtttgatggacactagctaagcagaaacttcccacaatgcaatgcagcggtgtttggttgctaagtgttgcagatacttagcaaccaacaaaaataccaagcaaagcagcagcagcagccgcatcACGCTACAATTCAAATGTGAGGAATTAGGTGTGATTTCGCTTGGGTTTCCGTAAGATATTAACCAGATGATTCAtcatttatcacattattgtgTGGGTAGATGTATTTGCAAAGTTACGAATgagagaaaggagaaatgtcatcttgtttgggccaggataaaggggaaagagcggagcggtgctgctactgctgttgttaccatggtaacagctgctactgctgctgtgacaggagttgttaccatggtaacagctgctactgctgctgtgacaggagttgttaccatggtaacacattcccctcccaacggcaggaagtgccgtgtggctctaagtagtacgtcccaattaatgcatactactgatatttactcaaaagtttgccaactaaagtatactttttgagtatatactgtttagtatggcatttcggacgcaccgcttaaaacaacattcagtgcgtttacatgggaagtttaattcctctttaattattcagaatgaaaattaaatctgatttaaaatgagtaaaaattaccatgtaaacacctaattccgaatgaaaatggccattccgaattaaacttaattccgaagtaagtggctggtttactctgattttaaatccaaatagaataattccgtgatcatgtatacactcgctttaaattaatgctgggctggttttccaaacaaagtttcaagatggcagcacgcagtaaatgctggtcaagagcagagaccatttatttaataaatagaaatcattaaaagaacagatggaaacaggaaacataaaaatggtgatcttttcaaagttgtagcagctaagttagtttttcttccggtagacgtaacttccggtcctcccccctatccaatcagaaccttcccaacccccagaccttaagcgggattggatcaaacgtgttttccatgtaaacctcaatttggaattactatttccatgtaaactcgaaggaaaatagtttaattctgaattatttaatttggaataattaattcagaattaaaggcATTCTCCCTGATTCTCCCTGAGCTAGCAAtaattttgaaagaggcacctctaagccccccccattcggtccgaatgatacggattggtccaggtccaggaagggaaagaaccaatcagatgtcttcattttaagCCACGCCCCCCCtcccgccctgtcccatgcgcgcactcgcttccagccgcccccgtgtccacttctcacgggtcc is a window of Cololabis saira isolate AMF1-May2022 chromosome 16, fColSai1.1, whole genome shotgun sequence DNA encoding:
- the bag5 gene encoding BAG family molecular chaperone regulator 5 isoform X2; this translates as MAVRWLCSLFGKPFDGGKRMDHGGPQEQQQHPMQQQQPYHPQHPAMMRLYEVQKEVSSLGPQVCTFSGLQNDREYKRLERELTRLLLEVDQVDTEGKLELQGARKRAAQEVEGLLRYLEENATHPSRLAMEELSHEARQLVDQRVVAPQRAGGVAEISDELVDALQALVLRLTQIKTEGRVPLRKARYRALTRLCAVQDVFEASTQHQPLSLPLSGETHEAVHAINQVMVKVSVARGQLVALLMGLSGRDSCAHLSRILTELQVELDALDVSGNTAIRNYRKQVVEEINGLLRHLELEGEGDDTRRYDLAHNNSIREIEAVRAHVSQLRMGILRHCAMGDLGFRPKAELQSVLTQLDQVDTAKNPCIREARRRTVVEVQAVITFLDLREALARRQLGPNEHPAHRAVWMVLGSLSDLQAQVLGFDGKRADKSYMILEELLTKQLLALDAVDSQGDEMTKVARKQAVKFAQNILNYLDMKTDQWEY
- the bag5 gene encoding BAG family molecular chaperone regulator 5 isoform X1, whose product is MCANVFGVLKSLFGKPFDGGKRMDHGGPQEQQQHPMQQQQPYHPQHPAMMRLYEVQKEVSSLGPQVCTFSGLQNDREYKRLERELTRLLLEVDQVDTEGKLELQGARKRAAQEVEGLLRYLEENATHPSRLAMEELSHEARQLVDQRVVAPQRAGGVAEISDELVDALQALVLRLTQIKTEGRVPLRKARYRALTRLCAVQDVFEASTQHQPLSLPLSGETHEAVHAINQVMVKVSVARGQLVALLMGLSGRDSCAHLSRILTELQVELDALDVSGNTAIRNYRKQVVEEINGLLRHLELEGEGDDTRRYDLAHNNSIREIEAVRAHVSQLRMGILRHCAMGDLGFRPKAELQSVLTQLDQVDTAKNPCIREARRRTVVEVQAVITFLDLREALARRQLGPNEHPAHRAVWMVLGSLSDLQAQVLGFDGKRADKSYMILEELLTKQLLALDAVDSQGDEMTKVARKQAVKFAQNILNYLDMKTDQWEY